The sequence GAGAATCGGACCAGCCCGGGCGGCCTCCCGCTCTACGGGAAGCTCGCCGCGCTCGTCGCCGGGCAACCCGACCGTTTCCTCGACCTCTACGCAGCCATGGCCGACTTCGACGTCGAACCGCCGTCCGTTGGGCCGCTCTACGACGGCACGCGGATGAATTTCGACGCGTGGGTCGTCGAGCGCATCGAGAAGGCGCAGCCCAGCCGCATCCTCTGGCACTTCGAGCGACCGACCCAGTGGGAGCGCTGGCTTGCGGGCCGGCTCGCCCGCGCGGGCGGCACGCTTCGCACATTCACGACGCCGCTTTCCGCCACGCCGGCGATCGAGGTCGCGACGCCGTGGGCGGCGCGCGACGGCGCCTTCGCCGTGCTCCGCGAGCTGGCGGCGCCGCTCACCGGGGACCCGGCTGCCTGCTTCGAGCTGCGGAAGGTTGCCACGACGCACGCAGAGTCGCTGCCGCTCGCACTCGCCGGCGTGCCCGAGGAGCGTCCCGCCGCGGCGCCCGACTGGGCCATCGGCAGCTGGCACGTGCTCCAGTACCGCGGCCGGACGATGCCGGCCACGGAGCCCGCGGGCCTCGCCGTCGAGCGCGACGCGGGCATGGGTGGGGTGCGTATCCACCTCCTCGGCCGCTGGGGCGAGTACGGAATCTACGAGGCGCCGTCGGGCGCGACCCGTGCCGCCAGCGTGCCGGTCTCCGCTCGGCAGGGGCTCGGCTGCGCAGTGCGCGTCGGAGAGCGCTGGTGGATCGTCGATCCGACGACCGGCCGGCTCCTGCCCACGGATCCGGGCGCCGGCTGGGTGCCCGCCGGGGCGTGGACCGGGATCGGTCGCACCCCCGATGGTGATGTCCTGCTCGCCTCGGCCGAGCAGGCGCTGGTCGTGCTCGACGTCGCCCGGCACGCCGAACGGGCCCGCTTCTCTGCGCTGGTCGGGCCGTCGCGCCGGGTGACGACCGGCGAGTGCACCCCGGTGCTCGCCGGCGATGGCTGGTACGCCACGTTCAACAACCTCACCTCGGCGCTGAGCGTCTACGACACCGCCGGCCGCCCGCTCGGGACGGCGCGTCTCGACCGAGTCCTCGGCCTCGGCGCGAACACGATCACGGCCGTCGGAGCCGCCGGGAACCGGGTCGGCGTGGGCTACGCCACGAACGTCGACACACTCGAGCTCGAGGTCCACCCGGGCTGCACGGTGCCGGCGTCGCCGTCGCCATAGGAACGAAATTCGGCGTGAGCTTCGTCGCCACCCTGCGCGGGTAGCTTGTCCGTGCCGGCGGCCGCCCCGGCGGTCAGCGCCTCCCCCGCAGCGCCTGCTTGTCCACCTTGAACATCGGCGTGAGCGGCAGCTCGGGCAGCACGGTGAGCCCGTCGGGCCGCTTGAAGCTCGCCAGCTCCGCGCCGAGGAAGGCGCGCAGCTCGGCGAGCGTCGGCGGGTCGGCGGGGTCGCGCGGCACGACGAAGGCCCAGCCCACCTCGCCGAAGACGGCGTGCGGCACGCCGACCACGGCCGCACGGGCGACCCTGGGGTGGCGGGCGAGCAGGTCCTCGATCTCGGCCGGGTAGACGTTGAAGCCGCCGCGGATGAACATGTCGCTCCGCCGCCCGTGGAGGTGGAGGTAGCCGCCGTCGTCGAGCAAGCCCACGTCGCCCGTCTGCACCCAGCCCTCGGCGTCGATGGTGGCCGCGGTGGCCTCGGGGTCGCGCCAGTAGCGGACCATCGCCGCGGGCGAGCGGACGACGACCTCGCCCGGCACGCCGGGGGGCAGGGGCACGTTGCGCTCGTCGATGATGCGGAGCTCGACGCCGGGGGTGGGCCTGCCCACCGTGGTGGCGAGGCGCTCGGGCGGGTCGTCGGGGAGCGAGGCGGTCGCGATCGCGACCTCGGTCGACGAGTAGCGGACGCTCACCTCGACGCCGAGCGTGTCCCGCACGCGGCGGATCAGCTCGGGCGAGGACGGCGCGCCGCCCAGGAGCACGCTCTCGAGCGACGAGAGGTCGCGGCGCGGGCGATCGGGGTGGTCGAGCAGCATCACGAGCTGGGTCGGGATGCCGCCCAGCTGCTCCAGGCGCTCGCGCTCGATCGTCTCGAGCACGGCGGCGGGGTCGAAGGTGTCGTGGACGAGGGCCGCGCCCCGGTGCGCGAGCTGGATCGCGATGCGCGCCATGGTGCCCACGTGCGCGAAGGAGAGGCCGGCGGCGAGGTGCTTGCGGGCGGGCGGGGCGCCGCGCGCGTGGCGGCGCGCCTCGATCTCGGCGACGGCGAGGAGGTTCCGGTGCGTGAAGCAGGCGCCCTTCGGCGCGCCCGTCGTGCCGCTCGTGAACACGATGGCGACGGGGTCGTCGGGGGCGACGGCGACGGCCGGCGGTGGACCGCTCCCGCCCAGGTCGGCGACCGCCCCGGCCGTGCTCGCGGTAAGGCGCGCGGCCGGGAACCAGACCACCTCGCGCAGCTCGGGCAGCCCCGGGCGCAGGTCCTCCACCGCCGCGCGGAAGTCCGCGTCGTGCCAGCGCTCGACGGCGAGCAGGAGCGCCGCGCCGGAGCGGCCGAGGACGTGCCCGATCTCCGTCCGCCGGTAGCGCACGTTGATGCCGGTCGTGATCGCGCCGAGGCGCGCGGCGGCCAGGTAGGCGACCAGGTAGAAGGGGGTGGAGGGCAGGAGGAGCGCCACCACGTCGCCGCGGCCGATGCCGCGCGCGGCGAGTGCCGCGGCGGTCCGGTCGGCGAGCGCGTCCCAGTCGCGGTAGGTGAGGCGCTCGCCCCGGTAGCGGAAGGCCTCCGCGTCGGGCGCCTCGCGCGCGGCCGTGCGGAGGAGGTCGCCGAGGACGCGGGCCACTCCCGGATCCAATGGCACAGGCCCGCGCGCTTGCAAAGGCTTGCCGCCCGGCGCCGAACCGTGGCAGGACGGCGCATGATCCCCACCCAGGGCGTGAATCACATCGCGCTCAGCGTCGCGGACATGAAGCGGACGCTCGAGTTCTACACCGGCGTGCTCGGGCTCCGCCTTCTCGGCCTCTTCCCGATGCACGGCGTGCCGGGGGCGTCCTTCAAGGGGCCCGACGGCGAGCAGCTCGAGGTGACCTACCAGACGCGCCCGCTCGGCGCCGAGGAGCTCGACGCGGAGACGTTCCGGGCGCTCGGCATCTCGGCAGAGGAGCGCGCCACCATGACGCGATGACGGCGCGCCTCCGCTTCCCCCACGAGTACGCGGCGCTCGATCCGGCCGTGCGGCGCGAGATCGTGGACTGCTTCGCGGCCGACGGGCTCCCGACCGGCGCGGGCATCCTCTACCTGCCGCCGCGGAAGGACCCCGACGTCGCCGTCCTCGCCATGCACCCCCGCGTCGATTTCTTCCGCCACTACCTCGTGCCCAGGCTCGTGGGCGCCGGCTACGCGTTCCTGGGCGCGCCGACCCGCAATCTCAACAACGACGCCGACGCGCTCCACGAGCGGCTCCTCCTCGACGTGGCGGGGAACGTGGCGTGGCTCCGCGAGCGGGGCTTTCGCCGGGTCGTCCTGCTCGGGAACTCGGGCGGCGGCTCGCTCTTCGCCTTCTACCTGGCGCAGGCGGGCAAGCCGCCGGCCGAGCGACTCGCGCGCGCGCCCTCCGGCGACCGCGTGCCGCTCGGTGAGGTCGAGATGCCGGCGGCCGACGGCCTCGTGCTCCTCGCCGCGCATCTCGGCGAGGGCGTCTTCCTCCTCGACCGCCTCGACCCGTCCGTGATCGACGAGGCGAACCCCACCGCCGTGAACCCGCGCCTCGACATGTACGACCCGCGGAACGGCTACCGCCCGATGGCGGACGGCCCGTCGCGCTACGCGCCCGACTTCCTGGCCGCATTCCGCGCCGCGCAGCGCGCGCGCTGCGAGCGCCTCGACCGCCAGGCGCTCGGCTGGTGCGAGGAGGCGGCGTACTTCCGCGGAAAACTGAAGAGCGATGGCGCCCGGATGGCGCCCGCCGAGCGCGCGCTCGTGAGCCGCCTGGCGCTCCAGCGCCGCTACCTGCTCGTCTACCGGACCCTCGCCGATCCGCGCTACCTGGATCCGAGCCTCGAGCCGTCGCCGCGCCCGCTCGGCTCGATCTTCTCGTACGGCCGCGACCCCATCCACGGCAACTACGGCGAGGGGCTCGGGCGCGTCATGAGCGCGCGGGGGTGGCTGTCGACCTGGTCGGGGCTCCAGTCGAACGCGGCCTGCGAGCGGACGCTGCCCGACGTGCGCGTGCCGACGCTCGTCGTGGCCGCGCTCGCCGACACCGACATCTATCCCTCCGAGTGCCGGCGCGCGTTCGAGGCCTCGGCGGCGCGCGACAAGGCGTACGCGGAGCTGGCGGGAGCGGATCTCTACCTCCGGCCCGCCGGCGCCGAGGGGGCGACGCTCGGGGACCCGAAGGATCGCGTCGCGGACGAGCTCATCCTGCCGTGGCTGCGCGAGCGCTGGCCGCTCTGAAGGCGCACGAGCGCCTCTCGATCGGCCACTACATGCTGCGGCGGTGGTCGCTCGAGGAGGACGTGCGCCACCTCGAGCGGCTCGGCTTCCGCTCGATCAGCCTCGCCAGCACGAAGCTCGGCGCGTACGGAGTCGAGCGCGCGATCCGGCTCCTCCGCGCGTCGGCGTTGAAGGTCGCGCACGTGGGCTCGTACGGCTGGTTCGGGACCGAGCGCCGCACGATCCGCAAGGGCATCGAGCAGGTCCGGCGCGCCATCGAGTGGGTGCATCGCCTGGACGGCGACGCGCTCTTCGTGATCAGCGGCGGGCGGAACGGTGCCTCGTGGGAGGCGGCCGCGCGCGCCTACCGCGATGCGTACGCGCGTCTCCTTCCGGAAGCGACGGCGGCCGGCATCCGCCTCGCCATCGAGGTGATCCATCCCCTGCGCCAGGACCTGTCGTTCATCAACACGCTCGCCGACGCGCGCGAGATCGCGCGGGCGGCGGGCCGGCGCGGGGGCTACGTGCTCGACTTCTTCCATTCGGCGTGGGAGCGGCGGCTCCTGGAGGCGGTCCGCGCCGATGCGGCGGTGCGCATACACGCCGTGCAGATCTCGGACGTGAAGCGCGTCACGCTGCGCACGATGGACCGGGCGCTCCTCGGGAAGGGGATTCTCCCGCTGCGCGCGATCGTCCGCGCGCTCGAGCGCGGCGGCTACCGCGGCTGGTACGAGGCGGAGATCATCTCCGACGACCTCGAGCGGATGGGGTACGAGCGCGCGCTCCGGCAGACGCGGGCGGCGTTCGCGCGGCTGGTTGGATAGGCGCCACGCGCGATGCGCCATCCTCGGAGGCGCCGACTAGCCAGCTGGTCCTTCCACACGTCGAATACCGGCACGCCGGTTCCGGCAAAATCTGCGACGTTCCTGGTGACCACCGTGCAGCCATGGTGCAGCGCCGTCGCGGCGATGAGGCCGTCGACCACCCCGAGCAGTCTTCCCCGCCGCTCGACGAGCGCCGTCACGCGCCCCCAGATCGTGGCGACCGTCGCGTCGATCGGCAGGATGCGCTCCGCATTGGTCAGACCGGTCTGTTGGGAAGCTGTGGGTCGGCGCGAGCGCTGTCGAGCCGCTGCCGGAGCGTGCAGGCGTGAGCTGCAGTGCCCGTTCCGTCGAAGGCGCTCACGCTCCGGCGAAGACGGAGCCCGGGGCGTTCCCGTCGACCCGTGCCCGCCGGTGCTCGAAGAGCCAGCGCGCGCCGACGCGTGTGAAGCGATCCCGGTAGCGCCCCCAGTGATCGGGCCCGTGTTCGGTGATGGCGAGGAAGTACGCCTCTGCGCTCGCGCTGTCGGAGCCGGTCACCTCGATGACGAGGTTGGATACGTGGTGACGGATCAGGGGCCGCCCGGACGCCACGGCAAGGCGTCTCCCCGTTTTCATGAAGAACGCCCGGATGTCCGCGCGGCCCCGCGCGGGCGGACGGTCACCGGCCTCGAGCGTCCCATCCTGCGTGAACAGCTCGACCAGCTCGTCGATCCGTCCCCGGTCGACGAGGTGCGCGTAGCGCGCCACCGTCTCCCGGATCGCCTCGCGTGCCGCCAGCTCCCAGAGCTCCATGTGGTCACCTCCGTGCCTGCCCCCGTCTCTTGCACACCGCGGGCCCCCGGAGCGAGGATGGCGTTCGTGACGGCCCCGGCAGCGGCTGGCGGTCGGTGCCCCGAGCGTGGCGTCCAGAACGGGTGACCGGAGGTGCCGATCCCCCGGCGGCTCACGCGACGGTGGTTCCGCGCCCGCGGGCTGATCCTCGCTCTGCCACTCGCAGGCGCCTGCGCGCGCGGCCCCGTGGTCGTCGAGGAGGCGCCCGAGCCCGTCGTCTGCCGCCACGGTCCCGAATGCGACGCCAAGTGGCGTCGCGCGCGCGAGTGGGTCGGGATGCACTCCCGC is a genomic window of Deltaproteobacteria bacterium containing:
- a CDS encoding acyl--CoA ligase → MARVLGDLLRTAAREAPDAEAFRYRGERLTYRDWDALADRTAAALAARGIGRGDVVALLLPSTPFYLVAYLAAARLGAITTGINVRYRRTEIGHVLGRSGAALLLAVERWHDADFRAAVEDLRPGLPELREVVWFPAARLTASTAGAVADLGGSGPPPAVAVAPDDPVAIVFTSGTTGAPKGACFTHRNLLAVAEIEARRHARGAPPARKHLAAGLSFAHVGTMARIAIQLAHRGAALVHDTFDPAAVLETIERERLEQLGGIPTQLVMLLDHPDRPRRDLSSLESVLLGGAPSSPELIRRVRDTLGVEVSVRYSSTEVAIATASLPDDPPERLATTVGRPTPGVELRIIDERNVPLPPGVPGEVVVRSPAAMVRYWRDPEATAATIDAEGWVQTGDVGLLDDGGYLHLHGRRSDMFIRGGFNVYPAEIEDLLARHPRVARAAVVGVPHAVFGEVGWAFVVPRDPADPPTLAELRAFLGAELASFKRPDGLTVLPELPLTPMFKVDKQALRGRR
- a CDS encoding alpha/beta hydrolase, with amino-acid sequence MTARLRFPHEYAALDPAVRREIVDCFAADGLPTGAGILYLPPRKDPDVAVLAMHPRVDFFRHYLVPRLVGAGYAFLGAPTRNLNNDADALHERLLLDVAGNVAWLRERGFRRVVLLGNSGGGSLFAFYLAQAGKPPAERLARAPSGDRVPLGEVEMPAADGLVLLAAHLGEGVFLLDRLDPSVIDEANPTAVNPRLDMYDPRNGYRPMADGPSRYAPDFLAAFRAAQRARCERLDRQALGWCEEAAYFRGKLKSDGARMAPAERALVSRLALQRRYLLVYRTLADPRYLDPSLEPSPRPLGSIFSYGRDPIHGNYGEGLGRVMSARGWLSTWSGLQSNAACERTLPDVRVPTLVVAALADTDIYPSECRRAFEASAARDKAYAELAGADLYLRPAGAEGATLGDPKDRVADELILPWLRERWPL
- a CDS encoding sugar phosphate isomerase/epimerase — its product is MAARALAALKAHERLSIGHYMLRRWSLEEDVRHLERLGFRSISLASTKLGAYGVERAIRLLRASALKVAHVGSYGWFGTERRTIRKGIEQVRRAIEWVHRLDGDALFVISGGRNGASWEAAARAYRDAYARLLPEATAAGIRLAIEVIHPLRQDLSFINTLADAREIARAAGRRGGYVLDFFHSAWERRLLEAVRADAAVRIHAVQISDVKRVTLRTMDRALLGKGILPLRAIVRALERGGYRGWYEAEIISDDLERMGYERALRQTRAAFARLVG
- a CDS encoding type II toxin-antitoxin system VapC family toxin; protein product: MASHASARAGSSSTGGHGSTGTPRAPSSPERERLRRNGHCSSRLHAPAAARQRSRRPTASQQTGLTNAERILPIDATVATIWGRVTALVERRGRLLGVVDGLIAATALHHGCTVVTRNVADFAGTGVPVFDVWKDQLASRRLRGWRIARGAYPTSRANAARVCRSARSYPIRSRSSEMISASYQPR
- a CDS encoding nuclear transport factor 2 family protein, producing MELWELAAREAIRETVARYAHLVDRGRIDELVELFTQDGTLEAGDRPPARGRADIRAFFMKTGRRLAVASGRPLIRHHVSNLVIEVTGSDSASAEAYFLAITEHGPDHWGRYRDRFTRVGARWLFEHRRARVDGNAPGSVFAGA